Genomic window (Arachis hypogaea cultivar Tifrunner chromosome 13, arahy.Tifrunner.gnm2.J5K5, whole genome shotgun sequence):
TGGGAAGATCTAACACTTTTTCACTGTGCAGGTTGCAAATATGATAAGGTTTCTGGTTGACAGTTATAATAAGCCTGTTCCTGCAATTCTGGAAATCCCTTCCAAAGACCATCCTTATGACCCTGCACATGATTCAGTTCTTTCCCGAGTAAAGTATCTCTTTTCTGCCGAATCGGTGGCATCTGGGAGACGCTAAATTCTCCCTTTTTGGTTGCAGCAGCagcttatattttttgtttttcatgtaccATATGGTTAATAATCAATTGGTAAGATTCATGTGTTACTATTagcttaattttattttgtttttcattttattttctggtgACAAGTCAAGCCCTGTCATGGAACATAAGGATGGGCAAATATTGTGGTGTCATGAACAGGCTCAGATGAAATATGTGCTTATGAGAAGTTTGAAGACGGTCTAAGTTAATCAATGTTAAGATATAGAGTTCTGCTTTAAAATATGACGGTAAAATTTTGGGGATGATCTTCCAAACAAGATGTTAGATGACTATAAGGTAGCGTTTGAAAGTTGGGACTGGGAGAGGGATTGTGTCAGAAATTTTTAGGGatggaaattaaaatttttgtaacatttctttttaaaaatattcttatttaatttttcaaattttaaatttacctCTCAGTCgcgatatttattttaaattaaatatgatattGAAATATAGTTCAGTCTAGCATATTTTACATTAAGcacaatacaaaaatttaatttagtccTTATCTCTCTCTAATGCAGCCTAACAGCATAACAAAATTGTGCAATAAATGTGTAGTTGTGTATGACGTTTATGTACAGCCTAAAATATGCAAAAGCAATTATAGTAAGATTCATGGTGATTATTACTATTACAAGTTTGCACAAATGACCATAACATGTAAATATCAGCTAGGTTAACTGTAAAGGAATAGACTAAAACTAcaatataacttaaaaaaatattaagtatataatttatttttataattaagtctaactaaaattattttctttctcttatatctctttttttctttaactaaaatatttagttattaaattaatttggttaaatttAGTTACTCAAATAACTTATATATTACATCATGGTATAATTTAAATgtgtttattatataaaaaaacaagTAAAGAACTTGCATTGTTATTcaattatgtgtatatatatgctatcacattatttacattattaagggatttaaattttctaaaatattcttATCACTGATAGATTAGGTTGATTAAAAAGAAATCAGATTTTTTTCTTCCCTACAAATACAAataatttgttgaattttttttaaagataacagaaaaataaatataatgtcCAAAAGTCaagacaagaaaaatagaaaaaagagaatTCTTAAATAATCAGAAACAAGTGAAATTATAAgaagaaaataacatagaaaagtaaatagaaaaaaaaatcttgagGCATTATGCATAAGACAAAATAGATTGCTCATGGTTTAACTTAAGCAATATTGCTACTTGCTATCACTTTCTCCGAAGGCTCCTTGACATGCTCAAAGACTCGCTCACACCTCTCCTTTCAAATATTCCAAGCTATAATCAAAATCAATCGAGTTATATGAGAGTTTGTTTCTTGAAATTCAGTTTGTAACACCAAATTCCTCCACCAATCGAATAACAAGGAATATCTAGGATCTAAAATTAGGTAAGGTAAAGGACTCTTCTTCCATACTAAATTGGCATCTCCACATAAAAATAGGTCGTGCATGAGTAATTCTGGAACTGACTTACATATTGGACAAATTGCCAAAGTGGATGGGAACCGCTGGTGGATGAGAAGCAGAATAGGAAGCTTATCATGGAGGATTTTTCACGCAAAGAGCAAAATCTTGTGAGGAATTTTCAGCTTCCATAAATGTCTCCAAACTGACCTCTATTGCATAAAGTTCGGACAAAATTCAATGAAAATATGGTAAAATTGGTAAGTAATCTTGTACCCTGATGCAACATCATATATTTTTACTCTGTTCATCACCTATTGTATTGTGTCTTCACCTTATCCTGCAATTATGGAGAGGATTCGCTGAGCAATATTTAAAGGAAAAAGATTTGACAATAATGTTTAGTTCCACtatttatttgacaaaaatagGTCTTTTACCATAACAGATGGTAACTATTTGATAGTAGTGCCGCAGATAGTGGAATAGTGAAGGGGCAAGGAGAAGAGAGTCATAGTTCATTGAAGATTTGGATATCACTAGAACTCACTTTCTAACTAATGTTTTTCTCTACAACTCGCATACCTTCAAGAATACTTTACCAACTCTAAGAAGGTAAGGTTCCTACTTCTGCTGTAAGTATAAAATTAAATCCGAAGTATTTACCTTTAATTATTCTAGAAAGAAGAGAGTTAGATTGAGTTGCGATTTTTTAGTACTGTTTACCCAAAAGAGCTAGGTTTTGAGCTTTGAAATCTTTGAAATCAGACTCGTCTTCTTTTTTACGCCTAGTCATCTTATCCCAACTAATCCACACCATTCGTCTTTCATAACCTTGATTTTCCCACCAGAAATGGGTTAGAATACTATAAACTTCATTTAGCAAGTTGTCCGAAAGTTTAAAACATGACAAGGAGTAGATTAATATGGCTTCACTAACTGCTTGGAGTAATACCTGTCTTCCTCCATTAGATAACAAGCactttttccattcttgtgtcGTTTTAAAAACTCTATCTTTGATTGGGTTGAATATGGCTTTCTTAGAGCGGTTGACAAGGGAATGTAGACCCAAATATTTAGTCTATGCACCTATGTAAGAAATATTTAGCTGGATTGTTAAGGAGATTCTAATCGGCACTGGAgtgttattattaaaaaatatggtCAATTTATTAAGATTAATTCTTTGCCCATTGAAACTTTCATAAGATTCCAATAATTCTAAAATAGAAACACAAATATTTCCAAAGTTTTACCGAATAGAATAGAATCATCACCGAAATAGCAAGTAATTTATAATTGAGATTCTTctgtttatttaaattttttgaatgggATTGTTTTGCTCTACTTTGTGTAACAAGAAGGAAAGTCCTTCTTCatataataagaaaagaaaaggggatAAATGGTCACTTTGACAGATGCCtctatttgatttaaaaaatcaTAGAGTTGATCTTCCACAATAACAAAATAAGAAACaaatataatcaattcacaaatccAGCTAGTGAATCTCGATTTAAAACCCAACTTCTCCATAATAAACCATAGAAAATGTCACTTCACACTGTCATAAGCTTTACTCATATCAAGCTTGAGTGCCATTTCATATTCCAAGCCTCGCTTCTTTTATTTAAGATAATTCATACATTCGTGTGCTATATATAAGAATGTTATCAGAAATAAGTCTACCTTTTAAAAATGTATTATGAATTGGACTAATTACCTTATTTATACACTCTTGGAGTCTGTGGACTAGCACCTTCAAAATGATTTTGTAGACAACAAAGGACAAACTGATAGGTCTTATCTGAGTCATATCGCTCGCATTTGGGACATTTGGTATTAGACAAATATTTGTGTGGTTAAAACTTGTTAAAATTTTACATCTAGCAGAAAAATTTCTCACAATTCAGAACACGTCTTCTCCCACTATATCTCAGTAGAATTGTAAGAATTTAGCCGTTATATCGTTCTCTTCCGATGCACTTTGAGAATAGATACTAAAAATAACTCTTTTCACCTCTTTTATAGAAACAAATCTTTTGAGCCTACGGTTCATGTTAGTTATAACCTTAGACTTGAAATATGTGAAAAAGGCACATGATCATGAAATATTCTTAAAGTAGTCTTTAGCCACCTTAGCAATATCAGCATTGGTTGTTGCTATATCCTTATTATTCTTCAACAAATGCCATATCTTATTTCTTTTATTCTAGGTTTAAATTTTTGACGGAAAAAATTTGTACTTTAATCTCTTTAGCTATTTAATTctaaatttgtatttttaataaagtTTTTTGATGTCCATTTATATTTTAGAAAAGTAGTAATTTTtacaatttcttttttaaaattaataaaaatgttcCTTTGACCAATCAATATGTAACTAATTTAAACTTCTCAAATAATCTGAATATCACTGAATCAATCTTCTATATCTAAATTTCAGACCTCATTAATCAAGTTACGAATTTATTTTTCACTATACCagtaaaattaaaacttaaatctCTTTTCTGATCTTTCTAATTGATAATTAGTACCCAAAAAAAAGGAGACGTGATGAGAACTGACTCTCTTTGATAGTCTAAATTGTTGCACTATACTTCATACAAAATATATACTTTGCAATTTGCACCTGccacaaatatttaatataattattttttatcttaaaaattttgcaaacacatctaaaagaaaagttgataatCAGATTactctattattattaattataattatatatatatataaaatcaagtacacataaaatatatattaaaatataaaatataaattaaaaattaattatacggcacatatttttatattcaaataCTTTATCAATAACCAATATGCCTTAACTTTGAAAATAATTACAGAAAAGACCAAAATCGAATGCATACTTTGGTCATTGGAGTAATAGCGCATTAATCGGTTGTCCCAACCACCCCAGGCACCATCCTACCTCCGTCGCCATCCGCCAACCGTTGCCATTGGCCTTGCGCCGCCTTACGCCTCTCAACTTTTCCGTCGCATCAGCCGTCGAGTTACCGGCCTTCCAGTGAGTTCTAATTCTCATTTACTCTGAGCTGCAATATTTTTTTTCTCGGTTTTGTTCTTCTGATGTTGATGCTGGTTGTGCTTTGAAGCTCTTCCACAATTTTTCGTTTAGCGTTCTCCAATTGGCATTCTGTTTCTCAGTTTATTAAGATAATAATTATTATGGcgtcattttttttgttaatcggAACAATCTACGTTGCTCACTTCGCCCGTTTCGCCAATCTAACTGTCGTTGCTCCGTACAGCTCCATGTCATTCCTCCGCCATACACTCTCGCCGGTATCCTAATTCTTGCTCTTCCCTTTCTTCCATCTTCTACTCCTTTCAACTACGTTGTTCCTTTCCTCTGGTTTCCATTTGCGTTTAGATATAGAGTTTGAGTTCTCGTGAAtctcttgcattttaagtttcgtgTATCATAGAAAGGGAATGGTAGGGCACTTTACTTGTTTGCCAGCAATTTCTGATTTGTCTTTTATAAGATTTTCCACCAGTGGTAAGTTTGagctaataattattataatcttCGATTTGGTTTATGAGATTTTTGGAGATAATAAACATACAAAGTTCTTTTATCTTTGTTgattggagtttttttttttttttttaatgggaTTTGAGAAAGTTCATTATGTGATAAATTGATGTGTTGGTCTATGAGATGATTTTGTTTCCTTTATTAATCTGTCTTTGAATGAATAGCTATGTTCTAATATGGTTGACTTTTGCATCATGTTCATGTATATGCAGGTGTATATCTGATTTTGCCAATCGTATACTCTTTATTCAACTTTACAATACAAAGAAGCTTCAATGGCCAAGAAACCTGGACCAAAACCTGGATCAAAACCTAGTAAATTGTCTGTGTACCTTTATATTCCTAATATTATAGGTGGGTATTTGATTATTCTATACTATGTTTTGTTCTCTCATGCATAATTACATATTGAAGAAAATATGTTTCAATGCTTGTTAAGTTGATTAAAATTATGGGAGTCATTCAACTTCAATAAAGGACTCACCAGCAGAATATTGCGGAAAATCTCCACTTACAACCTTTGCCTCATTTGGTTTTTGGAAAACATAAATCCTCGACAACCTTTCCTTGGGGCTTAATTGGATTGTACCATGTGTTTGCAACTGAATTTTCAAGCAAAAGGATGTTACTCAAGGGCAATAGAGTTAAACAAATTTATCTCATGTCTAGAGTCTGCTGTTTGTAATTCATAATGGGTACACTATATTTACCAAGTGTGTGATGATGCAGGATATACCCGGGTTCTTTTAAACTGCTTTGCTTTCCACGTATGTTTTACAAACAAAATATTGTTCTCTATTCTCTATTTTTTCAGGTGGGGTACAATTTTATGCACTTTTTCTAGTTTTGAACCTTCTCTTCTTTAATTCTATGGGATCTGAAGCGTAATCTAGCTATTTTCTGTTGTCAGCTTTGTATGTGATGCTGTGGATGGCTGGGCTGCTCGCAAATTCAATCAAGGTATAATTTCCTGTAGTGGTTATACCAATTTTATTCTGTTATATAATTCTTTGAGGAGTGTTATGTACACATTATCTCTTTTTTGTTCTAGTTAATTGAGAAGGTCATTACAATTTGTTTTGCTCATATGATGGTATTAGTGTTGACTGTTTGTCCTGTACATTGCTTAGCCTTtaggcaagaaagaaaaaggagggGTGATATATGCCATAAGTATAAAGTTTGGGTGAACTGGTATGATTAGACATTGTTTTAGAAGATATTAGGTTCAAAAGACTTGGGGGCTTCGTGGCATGCCTTAACCATGGAATGGGACAGTATTTCCTCTTTAGTAACTTGTTTAAAAAGGTAACTAttctatataataaataaataactaaatagcAATCTTGTTTTCTTGATTCAGTGTCAACCTTCGGAGCTGTTCTGGACATGGTTACGGAcaggtttctctctctctcaagccAAAGAATGTGTTGTTATAGTTATTTACATTGTTTGATTTttgtgttatttgaattaatgtggcTTCCTTAATATCAGAATTAGCACTGCTTGTCTACTTGTTGTTCTTTCCCAAGTTTACAAGTAAGAGTTTTCTCCTTTTTAACTGTTCATCATTTGCTGTCATTTAAGCATGGGCTTGTAAACCTGACTTTTATGGTGAATTTGTGTAAAGGCCTGGCTTAGTCTTCTTGTCCTTGCTAGCTTTAGATATTGCTAGCCACTGGCTTCAAATGTACAGGTAATGCATGTAAACTTTGTGCTTTTTCCCCCCTCTATGCAAATTTTATGATTCTGCATTTGCAGGTTTGATTTGATGGAGTTCTTTAGCTGTGTTTTATTTTAAATGCAGCACTTTCTTGATGGGCAAGGCTAGTCATAAAGATGTAAAAGACAGTAGTAACTGGCTTTTCAGGTTATACTATGGCAATAGGATGTTTATGGCTTACTGTTGTGTCTCATGTGAGGTAACTGTAATACTGTCTccttgaaatttatttattttatttaacttttgtgaaaaatgtttttaattatattttttgttcttatcCTTTATATTCTGCAGGTTCTTTACTTAATCCTGTTTTATCTTTCGGAGAATCATACAGAGAAATTGACAGATGTAAGTGCTCTCAGTGACTCATAAATGTTGTTAGACTATCTTAGGATGACTAGAAGGTTCTGTTAGATCATCTGTTCTCAattgtcttttattttatttcaggtTTTAGCAACAAATCTGCAAAAGATATCAATACTCTCTTTTCTAATCGCAACAAGTTTAGTTGGATGCACAATCAAGCAGCTTACCAATGTCATTCAGGTTTGTATATGATTCATTTATGCAAGATATTCATATggtggttgaaatttttttatattgtttggtTTGGAATATTCTTTTAAGCATCGCAATTATGGAAGATTTGGAGATTcagaagttttcaaaaaaattctttctaCCACCACATGTAAACAGGTTTTGTGGTTTGCCCGTACAAAATTTTCAAAGTGGAGTCCAATCAAGTCTTAGTTATGTATCATGTAGCAAATGTTGACATCGGTTCAGTTTGCACTTTGCAGTAGGCTTGAAGTTAATATCTAGGATTGACAATAATCTGAATGTAATTTGGATGCAGCATATATTTAGTTATTAGCAAGTTTAGTTTATCCTCAGAACACACATGCTTAACTTTAGATGTATGAACATGAGTGAGTAACTTTACCTGATAATGTTTTAAATTAATAGTTACTAGTTGACCTAGATAGTTTAGATGTTATCAGTCTAGTCATAAACAGAAAGTTCTGGAATTGATTTATTAGTTAACTTGCACTTATTTCCAATTCCAACGAGCATGCATGTGAATATGTGAAGCTTCTCTTCTGATGTTTTAGTTGTCAGTTAGTTTAAATCCCTGAAATCTGCCACAAAACCCTTGTTTCAGCTGAAGACAGCAGCAGATGCATGTGTGCTTTATGACATCGACAAAAAACACAAGCAGTGATGTTCCATCCATAGCTATGAATCTCTTGCCTTTGCCATTTATCGAGTTTGAGCTCAGTGTAACTAGACTACTAATACAGAAATAGTATCGTAAATGTAGTTGAGTTTAGATTgcctttaattttaattatttgtaatTAAAGAAATAGAGAAGTGGTGAGGTGAATTAGAGAAGCTGTCAGGTTGTAAGCAATTCTTATAACACGGTGTTCATTGCATTTTTGATACTTTTTTGAGTACTCATTTCTCCAATCACCTTTCACAGTTTCCCATTTTAACTTGATGCAAGGTTCTCaggttttagaaaaaataaacaaaataaaattagaatcctTAATATcgaattaatattaaatttagtcCTAAAAAAATCAACTTCACATTGGTTTGATTTTTGTAGTAATTTTTTGCTGATATATCATAGTTAAGAATATGATCCATGACAAACATGAACTGGATGGACACAATGGaacaaaagtttttgaaaagttgATTGTAagctttaataataatttttcttaGGATTTGTTGGTGTATAAACTTAGAAAGTTCAGAGATAATTTGGGGATTTGGCAAAATTATGGAGTGGaaagataatttatatatataatttaataaaaatattatttatacactaaaattaattattagatttacttattatgtatttttattcaaatatatatataatttaatatattttaagaataaaatatgctttttattctaacgtttttgaaatttttaaaattatttttgacattaatttgatttaattttatctttaacgtatgaaatagttttaattttatctcgCCATATTTTGAATAGTTAactattaatcaattttttttttcaaattttaaccccaataaaaaatcctaatttcaaATACCCACCATTTCAGCATTTCTATCACTCTAACCGTCACTTTCAATCCCTCAAGAGTCACTCTcatcaatattttaaaattgatgaatTATTGATTATAGTGACAGTGAGGGAGTCATTTTGGGAATTAactctaataaatatattatagaataatatatcgtttttgtctttaatatttatggtaagttttaaagttgttcctaatatttaaatcgttctatttaagtctctaatatttcaaaatcgtctcaatattGTCCTGCTGTTAGTGATctattaacagaattgacggcaagacaaaattgaaacaattttaaaacgttaaagACTTAAATAGGGTGAAAACGTTGAAGACTTAATTATTTacagtaaaaaaaattgatattattgaaggataaaattaaaatttatcttaaaattaaaaataaaatttaactaaattaaacattaaaaaattttggtacattagagacaaaatgtataatttatattttattgtatatgtactacattctttttttttccaCAAGTTTATGTACTAATTATTCTATATACATgtcatgatgagtaaaaatttttaagagtaaaattttaaaagataaatttatttagaatgaaagtaatacgattaaatgtaatttatttagatattattaaaaaataattgaataactacctatcgtaaaaaattgatattattgaaggataaaattaaaatttatttttaaattaaaaataaaatttatttaaattaaacattaaaaaagttcaatacattataaataaaaatgtatcatttatactttattatatatgtatcatatttatttttttttaaaatttatctacTAATAAATCTAAAAgtattttatgataaataaaaatcttaaattcataatacaatttattcaattaaaatttacttttatttttatatgatttgatatttttttaaaaataaaatattatttttatttctaatatttttgttctatttaaatttttaatattttaaaattattttaattttgcctTACGattaattatgtgaatgaatcTTTAACGgtaaaacaatattaaaaaaaatttaaaatattaaaaatttaaataaaataatataaatattaaaaacaacttTATTACTTACTCCAAATAATATTAAGACAAAAACAATAATTTAATCTACATTATACATAGCAAGGAAAAAAC
Coding sequences:
- the LOC112792450 gene encoding probable CDP-diacylglycerol--inositol 3-phosphatidyltransferase 2 encodes the protein MAKKPGPKPGSKPSKLSVYLYIPNIIGYTRVLLNCFAFHVCFTNKILFSILYFFSFVCDAVDGWAARKFNQVSTFGAVLDMVTDRISTACLLVVLSQVYKPGLVFLSLLALDIASHWLQMYSTFLMGKASHKDVKDSSNWLFRLYYGNRMFMAYCCVSCEVLYLILFYLSENHTEKLTDVLATNLQKISILSFLIATSLVGCTIKQLTNVIQLKTAADACVLYDIDKKHKQ